The genomic DNA GTTGTCGCAGTGATACGTACAAAGGTTTCTTGCTTCTTAGGATATCCAGAAATCTTGATATCACCATTAACATATCCTCCTGTTTTCCTTCCAGCCAAGACATCCATCAATGTTTTTTTACCAGCACCACTAACACCCATCGAAGCTATGAGAACAACTGGCCGGAAATCTCCACTCACACCCTTTAGAAGTACCAATCTATCTTCAGTGGA from Capsicum annuum cultivar UCD-10X-F1 unplaced genomic scaffold, UCD10Xv1.1 ctg59189, whole genome shotgun sequence includes the following:
- the LOC124893414 gene encoding pleiotropic drug resistance protein 1-like isoform X2, whose product is MQEIKYQGSTEDRLVLLKGVSGDFRPVVLIASMGVSGAGKKTLMDVLAGRKTGGYVNGDIKISGYPKKQETFVDKMKKQMRRTLKNVKLLDGFCNVF
- the LOC124893414 gene encoding pleiotropic drug resistance protein 1-like isoform X1 codes for the protein MGVASLQFGPFAQEIKYQGSTEDRLVLLKGVSGDFRPVVLIASMGVSGAGKKTLMDVLAGRKTGGYVNGDIKISGYPKKQETFVDKMKKQMRRTLKNVKLLDGFCNVF